One genomic segment of Rhizobium gallicum bv. gallicum R602sp includes these proteins:
- a CDS encoding SulP family inorganic anion transporter translates to MIGSLPLLRGLAGFSRDWLRSDIPAGLSIAAVGLPSAIAYPAIAGLPPETGIYASIVAPIAYAIFGPSRLLIVGPDAATMTVLAAAMGAIIAAEPTAANVDRVAIASALALGVGLFCIAAKLLRLGVLASFLSRPILVGFFAGVSLSILVGQIGRFTGVKIESEGLIPPVLEILGKSASIHWLSLVFGLLMFALLWAVRAFPVKIPGPVLVVVISVVLSAIFDFSGRGIAVVGDIPSGLPTLSLPALYAMPLDKIVLGSAAIFLVSFGAGIVAARSFGSRTGEEVDANQELIGLGASNIAPGLFGSFPISVSDSRTAINLSTGGVSQAAGLVSAATLIAALVFLQTALRILPIPALAAILAAAAISLIDVHELKKIWRISRMEFVFALIAMWGAISFGVLNGVIVAVAATLVYLLRKTMFPRDGLLGYIEGRHGFFDLARYPEARPVEGAAVFAIQGNVLFYNADYVRIRLMQVVKELAAGTKCLVLDASAITHIDSTGAAALDTVAGMLAKRDIIFAIADLSEESRGILDRAGVIKAIGAHNLFNGREEALRTLIGKSARP, encoded by the coding sequence GTGATAGGTAGTCTTCCTTTGTTGCGAGGCTTGGCCGGTTTCAGTCGAGATTGGCTCCGCAGTGATATACCAGCCGGGCTGTCGATTGCTGCGGTGGGTTTGCCGAGCGCTATCGCCTATCCGGCGATCGCCGGTCTGCCGCCGGAAACTGGCATTTATGCAAGCATCGTTGCTCCGATCGCCTATGCGATCTTCGGTCCTTCCCGTCTCCTGATTGTCGGCCCCGACGCCGCAACCATGACCGTGCTTGCGGCTGCGATGGGAGCAATCATCGCAGCCGAGCCCACTGCCGCCAACGTCGATCGGGTCGCCATCGCATCGGCACTGGCCCTCGGCGTCGGCCTCTTCTGCATTGCGGCGAAGCTGCTGCGGCTCGGGGTCCTCGCAAGCTTTCTGTCGCGTCCGATCCTTGTCGGCTTCTTTGCCGGCGTGTCGCTTTCCATACTCGTCGGGCAGATCGGTCGCTTCACCGGTGTGAAGATCGAGTCGGAGGGGTTGATCCCGCCGGTCCTCGAGATTCTCGGCAAGAGCGCCTCCATCCACTGGCTGTCGCTCGTCTTCGGCCTGCTCATGTTCGCATTGCTGTGGGCCGTCCGGGCCTTCCCCGTTAAGATCCCCGGACCGGTTCTGGTTGTCGTCATATCTGTCGTTCTTTCCGCAATCTTTGATTTCAGTGGGCGCGGCATCGCTGTCGTAGGCGACATCCCGAGCGGGTTGCCGACACTCTCGCTGCCGGCACTTTACGCGATGCCTCTCGACAAGATCGTACTTGGCTCGGCTGCGATCTTTCTCGTGAGCTTCGGCGCCGGCATCGTAGCCGCGCGAAGCTTTGGGTCGCGCACCGGCGAAGAGGTCGATGCAAATCAAGAGTTGATCGGCCTTGGCGCTTCCAACATCGCGCCGGGACTCTTCGGCTCATTTCCCATCAGCGTGTCGGATTCCCGAACCGCTATCAATCTGTCGACAGGTGGCGTCTCACAAGCCGCAGGGCTGGTTTCGGCGGCCACGCTGATTGCAGCACTTGTTTTTCTTCAAACCGCCCTGCGGATACTTCCGATACCTGCCCTGGCAGCGATCCTTGCAGCGGCGGCCATCAGCCTCATCGATGTTCACGAGCTCAAGAAGATCTGGCGCATCAGCCGGATGGAATTTGTCTTTGCGCTGATCGCCATGTGGGGCGCGATCAGCTTCGGCGTTCTCAACGGTGTGATCGTCGCCGTTGCCGCAACCCTCGTCTATTTGTTACGCAAAACGATGTTTCCGCGCGACGGCCTTCTTGGCTACATCGAAGGACGGCACGGTTTCTTCGACCTCGCCCGCTACCCGGAAGCTCGTCCGGTCGAAGGCGCGGCAGTCTTCGCAATTCAGGGCAACGTCCTGTTCTACAACGCCGATTACGTGCGCATTCGGCTGATGCAGGTGGTGAAGGAGCTCGCCGCCGGAACCAAGTGCCTTGTTCTCGACGCCAGCGCCATAACGCATATCGACAGCACCGGCGCAGCAGCGCTCGACACCGTGGCCGGGATGCTTGCGAAGCGGGATATCATCTTCGCGATTGCCGACCTGAGCGAGGAAAGCAGGGGCATTCTCGACCGTGCCGGCGTCATCAAGGCGATCGGCGCTCACAACCTTTTCAATGGCAGAGAAGAAGCGCTGCGGACGCTCATAGGCAAGTCCGCACGGCCGTGA
- a CDS encoding AI-2E family transporter: protein MEQPTTDRTAQGAEAGQLSVEARVSDLVRLGIIGLFAYWTILLIAPFALIAVWSAILAVALFPMFEALARLIGNRPVIAATVIVVACLVLIIAPLALFAVNFVEAIQAFVGKLRAENFTLPAAPATVREWPIVGERIYGAWNQLAGDLAATIIKFQAPIREVMGVVVAKFASIGGGVLSFIASIILSGIFLTMSARLAMAIQVLASRIGGEKGVGFARLAGTTVRNVSRGVIGVAFLQALLCGLCFAFFGIPASGTLTFVVFVLCLMQLGPALVLVPAIVWAWFSWPALIAFAFTVVAVPIMIVDNILKPILMARGLSTPMPVILIGVIGGTLSYGLLGLFLGPVVLSVFYELLKAWAWPSEAPSGPISARDVGVTGGSDSMKTH from the coding sequence ATGGAGCAGCCAACAACAGATAGGACGGCGCAAGGAGCCGAAGCGGGGCAACTTTCAGTAGAGGCAAGGGTAAGCGACCTCGTCAGGCTGGGCATCATCGGGCTCTTTGCCTATTGGACCATACTTCTCATCGCTCCTTTCGCGCTGATCGCCGTCTGGTCAGCCATCCTTGCGGTGGCGCTCTTTCCCATGTTCGAGGCACTTGCGAGACTGATCGGAAACAGGCCCGTAATTGCCGCGACTGTCATTGTCGTGGCCTGTCTCGTTTTGATCATCGCACCCCTGGCACTCTTTGCGGTCAACTTTGTCGAGGCGATACAGGCGTTCGTCGGTAAATTGCGAGCCGAGAACTTTACGTTGCCCGCAGCGCCGGCGACCGTTCGCGAATGGCCGATCGTCGGCGAGCGAATTTATGGCGCATGGAACCAGCTCGCAGGCGATCTGGCGGCGACCATCATAAAGTTTCAAGCGCCAATTCGTGAGGTCATGGGGGTCGTTGTCGCAAAGTTTGCCTCGATCGGCGGCGGCGTGTTGAGCTTCATCGCCTCGATCATTCTCTCGGGCATCTTTCTCACCATGTCGGCGCGCCTGGCAATGGCAATACAGGTACTGGCTAGCCGGATCGGTGGCGAAAAGGGTGTTGGCTTTGCGCGTCTGGCCGGGACGACAGTGCGAAACGTCTCACGCGGCGTCATAGGCGTCGCCTTCCTGCAGGCGCTGTTATGCGGGCTGTGCTTTGCCTTCTTTGGCATTCCGGCAAGCGGGACCTTAACTTTTGTGGTGTTCGTCCTCTGCTTGATGCAGCTTGGGCCTGCGCTCGTACTCGTGCCTGCCATCGTTTGGGCGTGGTTCTCCTGGCCGGCTTTGATCGCATTCGCCTTTACCGTCGTGGCGGTTCCGATCATGATCGTCGACAATATATTGAAGCCGATCTTGATGGCGAGAGGCCTCTCGACCCCAATGCCGGTAATATTGATTGGCGTGATAGGCGGCACCTTGTCGTACGGCCTGCTGGGGCTATTTTTGGGGCCGGTCGTTCTCAGCGTCTTCTATGAACTGCTGAAAGCCTGGGCCTGGCCGTCAGAGGCGCCGAGCGGACCGATAAGCGCTCGGGACGTGGGCGTAACCGGCGGGTCGGATAGCATGAAGACACATTGA
- a CDS encoding DUF3300 domain-containing protein, with the protein MKTISRRLFGGLSALAIISLHPAPPAYSQTPTPTPKPPSAQTVEVETETDLLSDDELEVLVARIALYPDELVAAISAASLFPLQIVEAARFLEAKKNKDLKPKDEWDGSVISLLNYPDIVQMMSNDLDWTQSLAGALTNQQKDVLIAIQQLRDEAVAKDIIKTDDKVTVVTENENIVIRPTNPEKVYIPQYPPEMFYEPGYAVEPISYYPDSYDSYYYPGAAFFAAAVTGVAWAAVVNWDDWGVWGGDWGGDVDIDCNNCFNDRDFNGKVKWNDVDWTKVDRSKLSVGKDQIANLDRSAIKSSLQSDNRNQLKNKVSNRQGNVGPGTRDISARADDIRKGTAEGLKANPRSQAGNVAANRPGASRADARPGNAGNRPAAAANRPSKPAAKASKKPSGKKMAARPDNRSRQPSALGNVQSGRREAVASKRGGQSMGGGHRGPPRVAQNRPPPRMQGGGRGGGGRGGGGRGGGGRR; encoded by the coding sequence ATGAAAACAATTTCCCGCAGGCTGTTCGGCGGACTGTCAGCCCTCGCAATCATATCGTTGCATCCTGCCCCACCGGCCTACTCGCAAACACCGACACCAACGCCAAAACCCCCCTCCGCGCAGACTGTCGAGGTCGAGACGGAAACTGACCTGCTTTCCGACGACGAGCTTGAGGTTCTTGTGGCCCGCATCGCGCTTTATCCGGATGAACTTGTCGCCGCGATCTCCGCGGCTTCACTGTTTCCGCTACAGATCGTGGAGGCAGCCCGCTTCCTGGAGGCTAAGAAGAATAAGGATCTCAAGCCGAAAGACGAGTGGGACGGCAGCGTCATCTCGCTTCTGAATTATCCCGATATCGTCCAAATGATGAGCAACGATCTCGATTGGACGCAGTCGCTGGCCGGTGCGCTCACCAATCAGCAAAAGGACGTGCTCATTGCCATTCAGCAGCTTCGCGACGAGGCGGTGGCAAAGGACATCATCAAGACGGACGATAAGGTGACTGTTGTCACGGAGAACGAAAACATCGTCATAAGGCCGACCAATCCGGAGAAGGTTTACATCCCGCAGTACCCCCCGGAAATGTTCTATGAACCGGGCTACGCGGTCGAGCCGATCTCCTACTATCCCGATTCCTACGACAGCTACTACTATCCAGGCGCCGCATTCTTCGCTGCGGCGGTAACCGGGGTGGCATGGGCCGCCGTCGTTAACTGGGACGACTGGGGCGTGTGGGGCGGCGATTGGGGTGGTGACGTCGACATCGACTGCAACAACTGCTTCAATGATCGAGATTTCAATGGCAAGGTCAAGTGGAACGACGTCGACTGGACCAAGGTGGACCGAAGCAAGCTGAGTGTCGGAAAGGATCAGATCGCCAATCTCGACCGTTCGGCGATCAAGTCCAGCCTTCAGTCCGACAACCGCAACCAGCTCAAGAACAAGGTTAGCAATCGCCAAGGCAACGTCGGGCCGGGTACCAGAGACATCAGCGCCCGAGCTGACGACATCCGCAAGGGTACGGCAGAAGGCCTAAAGGCAAATCCGAGATCGCAGGCGGGAAATGTCGCCGCCAATCGACCGGGCGCCTCCCGTGCGGATGCTCGTCCAGGCAATGCGGGCAATCGCCCGGCCGCTGCTGCCAACCGTCCATCAAAACCGGCCGCCAAGGCCAGCAAGAAGCCAAGCGGTAAGAAGATGGCGGCGCGACCCGACAATCGTTCACGCCAGCCAAGTGCGCTCGGCAACGTTCAGTCCGGCCGCCGCGAAGCGGTTGCTTCCAAGCGAGGAGGGCAGAGCATGGGAGGCGGGCATCGCGGTCCGCCCCGCGTTGCCCAAAATCGCCCACCCCCGAGGATGCAGGGCGGCGGCCGTGGTGGCGGTGGTCGCGGTGGCGGCGGTCGTGGTGGTGGTGGCCGGCGGTAG
- the ppk2 gene encoding polyphosphate kinase 2: MDEVYEPQQETPTERKGKNKNRKSWSYNKEIKRLQVELAHLQAWVKKSGARIVIIFEGRDAAGKGGMIKRITEKVSPRVFRVVALPAPTDREKSQIFMQRYIAHLPAAGEVVIFDRSWYNRAGVDRVMGFTSEKKAQRFLELAPRFEAAIVESGVILLKYFLTVSEEEQDRRFKRRIDDPVRQWKLSPMDVESYQRWWDYTRAYDEMLRMTDSNHAPWWIVPSDDKERARVNCVSHILQSIPYQRVKFDAPDLGKRQKRPSHYIEDQSFRHVVPDTTS, encoded by the coding sequence ATGGACGAAGTATATGAACCGCAGCAAGAGACGCCAACCGAACGCAAAGGAAAGAACAAGAATCGGAAATCGTGGAGCTACAACAAGGAGATCAAGCGGCTGCAGGTCGAACTGGCGCATCTGCAGGCATGGGTAAAGAAATCGGGCGCCAGGATCGTCATTATATTCGAAGGGCGTGACGCCGCGGGCAAGGGCGGCATGATCAAGCGGATAACGGAGAAGGTCAGCCCACGGGTCTTTCGCGTCGTCGCCTTGCCCGCTCCTACCGATCGTGAAAAGTCGCAGATCTTTATGCAGCGCTACATTGCACACTTGCCTGCGGCGGGCGAGGTCGTAATCTTCGACCGCAGTTGGTACAACCGAGCGGGGGTCGACCGTGTGATGGGCTTCACCAGCGAAAAAAAGGCCCAGCGCTTCCTTGAACTGGCACCCCGCTTCGAGGCCGCAATCGTGGAAAGCGGCGTCATTCTGCTGAAGTATTTCCTGACCGTCAGCGAGGAGGAACAGGACCGCCGCTTCAAGCGCCGCATCGATGACCCGGTCAGGCAATGGAAACTCAGCCCGATGGATGTCGAGTCCTACCAGCGCTGGTGGGACTACACCCGCGCTTATGACGAGATGCTGCGAATGACCGACAGCAACCACGCGCCATGGTGGATTGTCCCGTCCGACGACAAGGAGCGCGCCCGGGTGAACTGCGTCTCCCACATCCTGCAATCCATTCCCTATCAGCGCGTAAAGTTCGACGCGCCCGACCTTGGAAAGCGTCAGAAGCGCCCCTCGCACTACATCGAGGATCAAAGCTTTCGGCACGTCGTACCCGACACGACCTCGTGA
- a CDS encoding potassium channel family protein: protein MRRLFFIALVQQLRVIWPILSGIVTIMVGCGLAIWRIEEWRIDEALYFTFVTGLTIGYGDFTPKHVAARVLALVIGFAGIVLTGIVAAVTVKALNATDRDGAK, encoded by the coding sequence CTTCATCGCGCTCGTCCAGCAGCTCCGTGTGATCTGGCCAATCCTGTCCGGAATCGTTACGATAATGGTTGGATGCGGGCTTGCAATTTGGCGCATAGAGGAGTGGCGGATCGACGAAGCCCTCTACTTCACCTTCGTAACAGGACTTACCATCGGCTATGGCGACTTTACGCCCAAACATGTCGCGGCGCGGGTGCTCGCATTGGTCATCGGCTTTGCGGGAATTGTTCTGACTGGCATCGTTGCAGCTGTCACCGTGAAGGCTCTGAACGCGACCGACCGGGACGGCGCGAAATAG